Proteins encoded by one window of Vicinamibacterales bacterium:
- a CDS encoding response regulator: MKLPYRILVLDDDDHALGGIVELLRDAGHLVTGAATYDAAKRLLGLSPFDLLVSDVRVRAFNGLHLVMQSRADHPEMAVMIITGYDDPMIELEAHRYRAELVRKPIRPADFLAKTTALLNVVRRPRRWPRKRVVGGFRVTADGRPAAVVDVSYGGLRLELPDQAPLPNPFDVEVSGIGLRLQLEPVWIQTQPTASGTVCGATLAADHTPSARTWRAIVDRLTA, encoded by the coding sequence ATGAAACTGCCATATCGAATTCTCGTCCTGGACGACGACGATCACGCACTGGGCGGCATCGTCGAACTGCTCCGTGACGCCGGGCATCTGGTCACCGGCGCGGCGACCTACGACGCCGCGAAGCGGCTGCTGGGGCTCAGCCCGTTCGATCTGCTCGTGTCGGACGTGCGGGTGCGGGCGTTCAACGGCCTGCACCTGGTGATGCAGTCGCGCGCCGACCATCCCGAGATGGCGGTGATGATCATCACCGGCTACGACGATCCGATGATCGAGCTCGAGGCGCATCGCTATCGCGCGGAGCTGGTACGCAAGCCGATCCGCCCGGCCGACTTCCTGGCAAAGACGACAGCGCTCCTGAACGTGGTGCGCCGGCCGCGCCGCTGGCCGCGCAAGCGCGTGGTGGGCGGCTTCCGGGTCACGGCGGACGGACGTCCCGCGGCGGTGGTCGACGTGTCATACGGCGGCCTGCGGCTCGAACTGCCCGATCAGGCGCCGCTGCCGAATCCGTTCGACGTCGAAGTGTCCGGGATCGGGCTGCGCCTGCAGCTCGAGCCGGTGTGGATCCAGACGCAGCCGACCGCGTCGGGGACGGTGTGCGGAGCGACGCTGGCCGCGGACCACACGCCGTCGGCGCGGACCTGGCGCGCGATTGTCGATCGGCTGACGGCCTAG
- a CDS encoding ABC transporter ATP-binding protein, which translates to MEFAVETHGLVRVFGAKRAVDGIDLRVPAGSFYGFLGPNGAGKSTTIKCLTGLLRPTSGDMRILGLDPEAAAVEIKRRVGVVPEDLALFDRLTAAETLNFVGQVHGIPAETFKTRSADLLSLMDLTSASTTLVADFSHGMKKKLSLATALLPAPRLLFLDEPFEGIDAVASRQIKELLHAFIGRGGTVFLTSHILEIVERLSTHIGVIANGRIVAQGSIEEVRSGVHGHGTLEEMFIELVGGERPAADLNWL; encoded by the coding sequence ATGGAATTCGCCGTCGAAACGCACGGCCTGGTCCGCGTCTTCGGCGCCAAGCGCGCCGTCGACGGCATCGACCTGCGGGTGCCGGCGGGCAGCTTCTACGGGTTTCTCGGTCCCAATGGCGCGGGCAAGTCCACCACCATCAAGTGCCTGACCGGCCTGCTGCGGCCGACCTCCGGCGACATGCGCATCCTCGGTCTCGATCCCGAGGCGGCGGCGGTCGAGATCAAGCGGCGCGTCGGCGTCGTACCCGAGGACCTCGCGCTGTTCGATCGCCTGACCGCCGCCGAAACCCTCAACTTCGTCGGCCAGGTGCACGGCATCCCGGCCGAGACCTTCAAGACACGGTCGGCCGATCTGCTGTCGCTGATGGATCTCACCTCGGCCTCGACGACGCTGGTGGCCGACTTCTCGCACGGGATGAAGAAGAAACTCTCGCTCGCGACGGCGCTGCTGCCGGCGCCGCGGCTGCTCTTTCTCGACGAACCCTTCGAGGGGATCGACGCGGTCGCGTCGAGGCAGATCAAGGAACTGCTGCATGCGTTCATCGGCCGGGGCGGCACGGTGTTCCTGACCTCGCACATTCTCGAGATCGTCGAGCGGCTGTCGACGCACATCGGCGTCATCGCCAACGGACGGATCGTGGCGCAGGGCTCGATCGAAGAAGTCCGGTCCGGCGTCCACGGCCACGGCACGCTCGAAGAGATGTTCATCGAGCTCGTCGGCGGGGAGCGGCCGGCGGCGGATCTGAACTGGCTCTAG
- a CDS encoding metallopeptidase TldD-related protein, whose protein sequence is MIWTQEQAKALIDRALSISKADETEVTLTGGDRANARFARSSVTTSGASSGYSLAIQAKFGQKAGTVTASEFSDTALQRAVRNAEEIARLSPENPEAMPFLGPQTYADVRTYFEDTADATPEWRAGAVKAALDAAKEKQVDAAGFVETSAQIQAVATSKGQFGFGRYTAADYNLTARTPDGAGSGWASKSYNELRLLQPATLAAAAIDKAARSHSPTAIEPGKYTVVLEPAAMADLVANLAFAADARQADEGRSFFSKKGGGSRLGEAVVNERVTIYSDPAHALAPAIPFDGEGLPLVRLTWIDKGVLKNLSYSRYWAQKQGKTATPQPGNLIMEGGTSTIDELIAGVARGILVTRFWYIRALDPQTLVFTGLTRDGLFLIENGKVTRPIKNMRWNESPIFALNNLDAMTPAERTVSGEGVGGAGFSIVCPAARIREFTFSSGSDAV, encoded by the coding sequence ATGATCTGGACACAAGAACAGGCCAAGGCGCTGATCGATCGCGCGCTGTCGATTAGCAAGGCGGACGAAACCGAGGTGACGCTGACCGGCGGCGACCGCGCCAACGCGCGATTCGCGCGCAGCAGCGTGACGACGTCGGGCGCCTCGTCGGGCTACAGCCTGGCGATCCAGGCAAAGTTCGGACAGAAGGCCGGCACCGTGACCGCCTCGGAATTCTCCGACACGGCACTGCAGCGCGCGGTGAGGAACGCCGAGGAAATCGCGCGCCTGTCGCCAGAGAACCCCGAGGCGATGCCGTTCCTCGGGCCGCAGACCTACGCCGACGTGCGCACCTATTTCGAAGACACGGCGGACGCGACGCCAGAGTGGCGCGCCGGCGCCGTCAAGGCGGCGCTCGACGCGGCGAAAGAGAAGCAGGTCGACGCCGCGGGCTTCGTCGAGACCTCGGCCCAGATCCAGGCCGTCGCGACGTCGAAGGGACAATTCGGGTTCGGCCGCTACACCGCGGCCGACTACAACCTCACCGCGCGGACGCCCGACGGCGCCGGCTCCGGCTGGGCGTCGAAGTCGTATAACGAGCTGCGTCTCCTGCAGCCCGCCACGCTGGCCGCCGCCGCGATCGACAAGGCGGCCCGCTCGCATAGCCCCACCGCGATCGAGCCGGGCAAGTACACAGTAGTCCTCGAGCCGGCCGCGATGGCGGACCTCGTCGCCAACCTGGCGTTTGCCGCCGACGCGCGGCAGGCCGACGAGGGGCGCAGCTTCTTCTCGAAGAAGGGCGGCGGCTCCCGCCTGGGCGAAGCGGTCGTCAACGAGAGGGTGACGATCTACTCGGACCCCGCGCACGCACTGGCCCCGGCGATTCCGTTCGACGGAGAGGGACTGCCGCTCGTACGGCTCACCTGGATCGACAAAGGCGTCCTGAAGAACCTCTCCTACTCGCGCTACTGGGCGCAGAAACAGGGAAAAACCGCCACGCCGCAGCCCGGCAACCTGATCATGGAAGGCGGCACCTCGACCATCGACGAGCTCATCGCGGGCGTCGCGCGCGGCATCCTGGTGACACGGTTCTGGTACATCCGCGCGCTCGATCCGCAGACCCTGGTCTTCACCGGCCTGACCCGCGATGGGCTGTTCCTGATCGAGAATGGCAAGGTGACGCGCCCGATCAAGAACATGCGCTGGAACGAGAGCCCGATCTTCGCGCTGAACAATCTCGACGCGATGACGCCGGCCGAGCGGACGGTGAGCGGCGAAGGGGTGGGGGGCGCGGGCTTCTCGATCGTCTGTCCGGCGGCGCGCATCCGCGAGTTCACGTTCTCGTCGGGATCCGACGCGGTTTAG
- a CDS encoding thioredoxin domain-containing protein, whose translation MNRLARERSPYLLQHANNPVDWYPWGEEAFARARQENRPIFLSIGYSTCHWCHVMEHESFENAEVATALNERFVSIKVDREERPDVDRVYMTFVQSTTGAGGWPMTVFLTPELKPFYGGTYFPPASRWGRPGFLDLLAEITRVWTHDRPRIDYASAELFDRLRAVAGADGRTAAESTVAGPAALSEGVEQYQSAFDRRRGGFGDAPKFPRPSELLFLLREHARTGADAPLLMATETLRAMALGGMRDHVGGGFHRYSVDGNWRVPHFEKMLYDQAQLVLAYLEAAQAAGSEFFAAVAEDTLAYVWRDMRDPAGGFYSAEDADSSPAEGGPKREGAFYVWRGDEIDALLGDAAGLVRARFGIEDGGNAPEDPHGEFTGQNILYTSEPIEDIAARTGTSADAIVATLGCARQVLFDARVARPRPHLDDKVLTSWNGMMIAAFARAARTLPDRPQAAEWLAAAQRAAEFIRSRLWIEETKTLLRRYRDGDASIDAYAEDYACLIWGLLELFQAGGEAGWLEWARVLQARQDELFWDDRDGGWFSTTGLDPTVLLRLKEDYDGAEPSASSVSVHNLIVLAHLSGDEAIIARAGRTLGRYGAKAGRAARAIPMMLAALSAWHAGAMQIVLLGDADGRRALESVVARRHLPFAIAVPVSPASQAALGAALPFVAAMHTIEGKPTAYVCRDFACRAPVTTVDALEAELAPS comes from the coding sequence ATGAACCGCCTCGCACGCGAGCGCAGTCCGTACCTGCTGCAGCACGCGAACAACCCGGTCGACTGGTATCCCTGGGGCGAGGAGGCGTTCGCCAGGGCGCGACAGGAAAACCGGCCGATTTTCCTGTCGATTGGCTATTCGACCTGCCACTGGTGCCATGTGATGGAGCACGAGTCGTTCGAGAACGCGGAGGTCGCGACGGCGCTCAACGAGCGATTCGTGTCGATCAAGGTCGATCGGGAGGAACGGCCCGACGTCGACCGCGTCTATATGACATTCGTCCAGTCGACGACGGGCGCGGGCGGCTGGCCGATGACCGTCTTCCTCACCCCCGAACTGAAGCCGTTCTACGGCGGGACGTATTTTCCGCCGGCGTCGCGCTGGGGGCGTCCGGGCTTTCTCGATCTGCTTGCCGAAATCACGCGGGTCTGGACGCACGATCGTCCCCGCATCGACTACGCGTCGGCCGAGCTGTTCGACCGGCTGCGCGCCGTCGCCGGCGCCGACGGCCGCACCGCCGCCGAGTCGACGGTGGCCGGCCCTGCCGCCTTGAGCGAGGGGGTCGAGCAGTATCAGTCGGCGTTCGATCGCCGCCGCGGCGGATTCGGTGACGCGCCGAAGTTTCCGCGCCCCTCCGAGCTGCTGTTCCTGCTGCGCGAGCACGCGCGCACCGGCGCGGACGCGCCGCTGCTGATGGCGACCGAGACCCTCCGGGCGATGGCGCTCGGCGGGATGCGCGACCACGTCGGCGGCGGCTTCCATCGTTATTCGGTCGACGGCAACTGGCGCGTTCCGCACTTCGAGAAGATGCTCTACGACCAGGCGCAGCTGGTGCTCGCCTACCTCGAGGCGGCGCAGGCGGCGGGCAGCGAGTTCTTCGCCGCCGTTGCGGAAGACACGCTCGCCTACGTGTGGCGCGATATGCGCGACCCGGCGGGCGGCTTCTACTCGGCCGAGGACGCCGACAGCAGCCCGGCGGAGGGAGGCCCGAAGCGGGAAGGGGCGTTCTACGTCTGGCGCGGCGATGAGATCGACGCACTGCTCGGCGACGCCGCGGGGCTGGTGCGCGCCCGGTTCGGCATCGAGGATGGCGGCAACGCACCCGAAGATCCGCACGGAGAGTTCACCGGACAGAACATTCTCTACACATCGGAGCCGATCGAGGACATCGCCGCCCGGACAGGGACGAGCGCCGACGCCATCGTCGCCACGCTCGGCTGCGCGCGGCAGGTGCTGTTCGACGCGCGCGTCGCGCGCCCTCGGCCGCACCTCGACGACAAGGTGCTGACCTCGTGGAACGGGATGATGATCGCCGCCTTTGCCCGGGCCGCGCGAACGCTGCCGGACCGTCCGCAGGCGGCGGAGTGGCTGGCGGCGGCGCAGCGGGCCGCCGAATTCATCCGCTCGCGCCTGTGGATCGAGGAAACGAAGACGCTGCTGCGGCGGTATCGCGACGGCGATGCCTCGATTGATGCCTATGCCGAGGACTACGCCTGCCTGATCTGGGGCCTGCTCGAGCTCTTTCAAGCCGGCGGCGAGGCGGGGTGGCTGGAATGGGCCCGGGTGCTGCAGGCCCGCCAGGACGAACTGTTCTGGGACGATCGCGACGGCGGATGGTTCAGCACGACTGGCTTGGACCCGACCGTGCTGCTGCGTCTGAAGGAAGACTACGACGGCGCGGAGCCGTCGGCGAGCTCGGTGTCGGTCCACAACCTGATCGTGCTGGCGCATCTCAGCGGCGACGAGGCGATCATCGCCAGAGCCGGGCGCACGCTCGGGCGGTATGGCGCGAAGGCCGGGCGCGCCGCGCGAGCCATCCCGATGATGCTGGCGGCCCTGTCGGCCTGGCACGCCGGGGCCATGCAGATCGTGCTGCTTGGCGATGCTGACGGCCGGCGCGCGCTCGAATCGGTGGTCGCGCGGCGTCACCTGCCGTTTGCGATCGCGGTTCCGGTGTCCCCCGCGTCGCAGGCGGCGCTGGGGGCCGCCCTGCCGTTCGTCGCGGCGATGCACACCATCGAGGGAAAGCCGACCGCCTACGTGTGCCGTGATTTCGCGTGTCGCGCGCCCGTCACCACCGTCGATGCGCTCGAAGCGGAACTGGCCCCGTCATGA
- a CDS encoding sigma-54 dependent transcriptional regulator has protein sequence MTTLSRKKYRVLAVDDEPAMIEWLKILLEHEGYEVRTAMIGTRGDEIFKTWKPDVVITDMMLPDIDGLELLRRFKQTHNDTEVIVVTGHGSVPKAVEAMKAGAHSFVEKPIEPDTLLQMLERAIERRDLLSENMLLKQKVEGQFRFGNIIGKSKKMHEVLELVESVAGSDANILIQGENGTGKELIANAIHYNSKRAKGPFIKINCAAIPKDLIESELFGYKKGAFTGAQNDKEGLFEMAEGGSLLLDEIGEMPPYLQTKLLRVLQEREYRPIGSDRIVRVDFRLVCATNIDLDAALRDGKLREDLYFRINTITLRVPPLRERTEDIPLLCEHFLEKYKQRHQRNVKSIAPAAYHVLIRHRWPGNVRELENVIERGVLVAKGQEITVNDLPESLRSDSATTTEFVVPPHRTLAEIEKMAIVQTLQRTNWNKQEAAQILGLYRPTLYSKMKKHEIQDGSKARRAAGA, from the coding sequence ATGACGACACTCAGTCGCAAGAAATATCGTGTTCTCGCAGTGGACGACGAGCCGGCCATGATCGAGTGGCTGAAGATCCTGCTCGAGCACGAGGGCTACGAGGTCCGCACGGCGATGATCGGCACGCGCGGCGACGAGATATTCAAGACCTGGAAGCCCGACGTCGTCATCACCGACATGATGCTGCCCGACATCGACGGGCTGGAGCTGCTGCGCCGCTTCAAGCAGACCCATAACGACACCGAGGTGATAGTCGTGACGGGCCATGGCAGCGTGCCGAAGGCGGTAGAGGCGATGAAGGCGGGCGCGCACTCCTTCGTCGAGAAACCGATCGAGCCCGATACGCTGCTGCAGATGCTCGAGCGCGCGATCGAGCGCCGCGATCTGCTCAGCGAGAACATGCTCCTGAAGCAGAAAGTGGAGGGGCAGTTCCGCTTCGGCAACATCATCGGCAAGAGCAAGAAGATGCACGAGGTGCTCGAGCTGGTCGAGAGCGTCGCGGGCAGCGACGCCAACATCCTCATCCAGGGAGAGAACGGCACCGGCAAGGAGCTCATCGCCAACGCGATTCACTACAACAGCAAGCGCGCCAAGGGACCGTTCATCAAGATCAACTGTGCGGCGATTCCGAAGGATCTAATCGAGTCTGAGCTGTTCGGGTACAAGAAGGGGGCCTTCACCGGGGCGCAGAACGACAAGGAAGGCCTGTTCGAGATGGCGGAAGGGGGCTCGCTGCTGCTCGACGAGATCGGTGAGATGCCGCCCTACCTGCAGACGAAGCTGCTGCGGGTGTTGCAGGAGCGCGAGTACCGGCCGATCGGCAGCGACCGGATCGTCCGCGTCGACTTCCGTCTCGTCTGCGCGACCAATATCGATCTGGACGCGGCGCTGCGCGACGGCAAGCTGCGCGAGGATCTCTATTTCCGGATCAACACGATCACCCTGCGGGTGCCGCCGCTGCGCGAGCGCACCGAGGACATTCCGCTGCTCTGCGAGCACTTCCTCGAGAAATACAAGCAGCGCCACCAGCGCAACGTCAAGTCGATTGCCCCGGCGGCGTACCACGTGCTCATCCGGCATCGCTGGCCCGGCAACGTCCGCGAACTGGAAAACGTCATCGAGCGCGGCGTGCTGGTCGCCAAGGGGCAGGAGATCACCGTCAACGACCTGCCCGAGTCACTGCGCAGCGACAGCGCGACGACGACAGAGTTCGTCGTCCCGCCGCATCGCACCCTGGCCGAGATCGAGAAGATGGCGATTGTCCAGACGCTGCAGCGCACGAACTGGAACAAACAGGAAGCAGCGCAGATTCTCGGCCTCTACCGGCCGACGCTCTACAGCAAGATGAAGAAGCACGAGATCCAGGACGGTAGCAAAGCCCGGCGGGCGGCGGGGGCCTGA
- a CDS encoding amidase — protein MIKRAVLVLVAAAVVQTPPSFPLEEATAAQLQEWMSAGRYTSRQLTEMYLRRIEEIDRKGPGLHAVIEVNPDALSIADSLDAERRARGTRGPLHGIPVLIKDNIDTADGMLTTAGSLALEGTRPQHDAALVVRLREAGVVLLGKTNLSEWANFRSTHSTSGWSARGGQVKNPYALDRNPCGSSSGTGAAIAANLAAIGVGTETDGSIVCPSGANGLVGIKPTVGLVSQAGIVPISHSQDTAGPMGRTVADAALLLDAMAERMPRGGGRYADALRAGALQGARIGVARKLYFGYSAAADALVNQAIADMKAAGAVVVDPADIPNAAKLDACENDVLLYEFKADIDKYLVARGPASPVRSLVDLIAFDERERAREMPYFGQDQFVGAEKKGPLTSPAYRTARAQCRLLSRAQGIDRVLGAHSLDAIVAPTGSPAWTTDLVNGDHFTGASSTPAAVAGYPSITVPAGQAFGLPVGMSFIGTAGSEAKLIGLAYAYEQATHHRRAPGLTASAVGAPQ, from the coding sequence ATGATCAAGCGCGCCGTACTCGTCCTGGTAGCTGCCGCCGTGGTGCAGACACCCCCGTCGTTTCCGCTCGAGGAAGCGACCGCCGCGCAATTGCAGGAATGGATGTCCGCGGGCCGATATACCTCGCGGCAGCTGACCGAGATGTACCTGCGGCGGATCGAGGAGATCGACCGGAAGGGTCCGGGACTGCACGCCGTGATCGAGGTGAATCCCGACGCGCTGTCGATCGCCGACAGCCTCGACGCCGAACGCAGGGCCCGCGGAACACGCGGCCCGCTTCACGGCATTCCGGTGCTGATCAAGGACAACATCGATACCGCCGACGGTATGTTGACGACCGCCGGATCGCTGGCGCTCGAGGGTACCCGGCCGCAGCACGACGCCGCCCTCGTGGTGCGGCTCCGCGAGGCGGGGGTGGTGCTGCTCGGAAAGACGAACCTGAGCGAGTGGGCGAACTTCCGATCCACGCATTCGACGAGCGGCTGGAGCGCGCGCGGTGGACAAGTGAAGAACCCGTATGCGCTCGATCGGAACCCGTGCGGATCCAGTTCGGGTACGGGAGCCGCGATCGCCGCCAACCTCGCGGCGATCGGCGTCGGCACGGAAACCGACGGGTCGATCGTCTGCCCGTCCGGCGCGAACGGGCTCGTCGGCATCAAGCCGACCGTCGGGCTGGTGAGCCAGGCCGGCATCGTGCCGATCTCCCACAGTCAGGACACCGCCGGTCCTATGGGCCGCACGGTCGCGGATGCGGCGCTGCTGCTCGACGCGATGGCGGAGCGCATGCCGCGCGGCGGCGGGCGGTATGCCGATGCGCTGCGGGCCGGCGCGCTCCAGGGGGCGCGCATCGGCGTCGCCCGCAAGCTGTACTTCGGCTACAGCGCCGCGGCCGATGCGCTCGTCAACCAGGCCATTGCCGACATGAAGGCGGCCGGCGCGGTGGTCGTCGACCCGGCCGACATTCCCAACGCGGCGAAGCTGGATGCGTGCGAGAACGACGTGCTGCTCTACGAGTTCAAGGCTGACATCGACAAGTACCTGGTGGCGCGCGGACCGGCATCACCGGTGCGCTCGCTCGTCGATCTGATCGCGTTCGACGAGCGCGAGCGGGCCCGCGAGATGCCGTACTTCGGCCAGGACCAGTTCGTCGGCGCGGAGAAAAAGGGACCGCTGACGTCGCCAGCCTACCGGACGGCGCGGGCGCAGTGCCGGCTCCTGTCGCGTGCGCAGGGCATCGACCGCGTGCTGGGCGCGCACAGCCTCGACGCCATCGTCGCGCCGACCGGGTCGCCGGCCTGGACGACCGATCTGGTCAACGGCGACCATTTCACGGGCGCCAGCTCGACGCCGGCCGCGGTCGCGGGCTATCCGTCTATCACGGTGCCGGCGGGGCAGGCGTTCGGGCTGCCGGTGGGGATGTCGTTCATCGGGACCGCGGGTTCGGAAGCGAAGCTGATCGGGCTGGCGTATGCCTACGAGCAGGCGACACATCACCGCCGCGCGCCGGGGCTCACGGCATCCGCTGTCGGAGCACCCCAGTAG
- a CDS encoding YtxH domain-containing protein — MAYEYDRFEREEGGGSFLMGLLAGTVLGAGLGMLFAPKSGSELRSQLGNTISDGTGRIRDAADQTYSQASEKVNQMMDRGRDAYDRARSTVNNMASQGTTGSTPAGSSQPSASSGSTGSGNTYGA, encoded by the coding sequence ATGGCGTACGAATACGATCGGTTCGAACGGGAAGAGGGCGGCGGTTCGTTTTTGATGGGTCTGCTGGCCGGCACGGTGCTCGGCGCCGGGCTCGGGATGTTGTTTGCTCCGAAATCGGGTTCGGAACTGCGGTCGCAGCTCGGGAATACCATCTCCGACGGCACCGGCCGCATCCGCGACGCCGCCGACCAGACTTACAGCCAGGCGAGCGAGAAGGTCAATCAGATGATGGACCGCGGCCGCGACGCCTATGATCGCGCCCGCTCGACCGTCAACAACATGGCCTCGCAGGGCACCACCGGATCGACTCCCGCAGGCAGCAGCCAGCCCTCCGCCAGCAGCGGGTCCACCGGCAGTGGCAACACCTACGGCGCTTAG
- a CDS encoding YihY/virulence factor BrkB family protein — MIPRRLSLRLYAEVRLTLLAIWRGGLGVYGSYDLTFASSIAYYALLSLFPFFLLLLSIIGSVTSDPGDRAKILDFVLRYFPRQFDFVTTQLVSMQAARVQLGIAGSLLMIWAAMGVFGAITSAVNHAWGVEKTPSYLRHKLIAFTMLVCASVLLLIGLLLTSAINLFEARWFANVAIHSPKIFTVLQHVAVRWSSTGLFIAVVGLIYYFVPNATVRFRDVWVGAVVTGLLWRGALSGFSWYVRDLSRFSHIHGSIAAVVVFLIWIYISAVLLLYGVEVTAANARLRRHRPDDIPAAPTPRV, encoded by the coding sequence GTGATTCCGCGGCGGCTCTCGCTGCGTCTTTACGCGGAGGTCCGCCTCACCCTTCTTGCCATCTGGCGGGGAGGGCTGGGCGTGTACGGCAGCTACGATCTGACGTTTGCCTCGTCGATCGCCTACTACGCGCTGCTGTCGCTCTTCCCGTTTTTTCTGCTGCTGCTGTCGATTATCGGCAGCGTCACCTCCGACCCGGGTGACCGCGCGAAGATCCTCGACTTCGTGTTGCGCTATTTTCCCCGCCAGTTCGACTTCGTCACCACGCAGCTCGTCTCGATGCAGGCGGCGCGCGTCCAGCTGGGCATCGCCGGCTCGCTGCTGATGATCTGGGCCGCGATGGGCGTGTTCGGGGCGATTACTTCGGCGGTCAACCATGCCTGGGGGGTGGAAAAGACGCCGAGCTATCTCCGTCACAAGTTGATCGCCTTCACGATGCTGGTCTGTGCCAGCGTGCTGCTGCTCATCGGGCTGCTGCTCACGAGCGCGATCAACCTGTTCGAAGCCCGATGGTTCGCCAACGTCGCGATCCACTCGCCGAAGATCTTCACCGTGTTGCAGCACGTGGCGGTCCGGTGGTCCAGCACCGGGCTGTTCATCGCCGTGGTCGGGCTCATCTACTATTTCGTGCCCAACGCGACGGTCCGGTTTCGCGATGTCTGGGTGGGCGCCGTGGTCACCGGACTGCTGTGGCGAGGCGCGCTCTCCGGGTTCTCGTGGTACGTGCGCGATCTCTCGCGCTTCAGCCACATCCACGGCTCGATTGCCGCGGTCGTGGTGTTCCTGATCTGGATCTACATCTCAGCCGTGCTCCTGCTCTATGGCGTGGAAGTCACAGCCGCCAATGCCCGTCTGCGCCGTCATCGTCCCGACGACATTCCCGCCGCGCCCACACCACGCGTCTAG